A window of the Fuscovulum sp. genome harbors these coding sequences:
- a CDS encoding class I SAM-dependent methyltransferase encodes MSNRDRHGAPLVTVLCSGCGMLRNDPVPTEAELTQFYRSAYRESYKGAAAPRRRQVWRNLKRLDGHFRAFRDVYARGGAWLDLGSGSGEFTFLATRLGAQVTAVEPHLGYAAYCGEQLGLQIEGKRLEDCDFEGPRFDLIRLSHVLEHMRDPVASLQRLAGWLRPGGVIYIEVPDIERDAQNKLQGRLFHFGHIHNFNPVLLRHTAGMAGLVEVAATADRCAGRCGAFFTVGEGGVLDEAALAANARQMRAVMAAHNARRLPQPTEGTATGQLFARLGARLKESLAAAAAGTHRAMAEATARRLQRDFSQP; translated from the coding sequence GTGTCTAACCGGGATCGGCACGGTGCGCCGCTGGTGACGGTTCTGTGTTCGGGGTGCGGGATGTTGCGAAATGATCCCGTGCCGACCGAGGCAGAGCTGACGCAGTTCTATCGCAGCGCTTATCGCGAAAGCTATAAAGGGGCGGCTGCGCCGCGCCGGAGGCAGGTCTGGCGCAATCTGAAGCGGCTGGACGGGCATTTCCGGGCGTTTCGCGATGTCTATGCGCGGGGCGGGGCCTGGCTTGACCTTGGGTCGGGAAGCGGGGAGTTCACCTTTTTGGCCACGCGGTTGGGCGCGCAGGTGACGGCTGTCGAGCCGCATCTGGGTTATGCGGCCTATTGCGGGGAACAGTTGGGTTTGCAGATCGAAGGCAAGCGGCTGGAGGATTGCGACTTCGAGGGCCCGCGCTTTGATCTGATCCGCTTGAGCCATGTGCTGGAGCATATGCGCGATCCGGTGGCATCGTTGCAGCGGCTGGCCGGGTGGCTGCGGCCTGGCGGGGTGATTTATATCGAGGTGCCTGACATCGAGCGGGATGCGCAGAACAAGTTGCAGGGGCGGCTGTTTCATTTCGGGCATATCCACAACTTCAACCCGGTGCTGCTGCGCCACACGGCCGGGATGGCCGGATTGGTGGAAGTGGCGGCGACGGCGGATCGCTGCGCTGGGCGCTGCGGCGCGTTCTTCACGGTCGGTGAGGGCGGGGTGCTGGATGAGGCGGCGCTGGCGGCCAATGCACGGCAGATGCGGGCGGTGATGGCGGCGCATAATGCGCGGCGGTTGCCGCAACCGACCGAGGGCACGGCCACGGGGCAGTTGTTCGCACGGCTTGGGGCACGGCTGAAAGAGAGCCTTGCCGCCGCCGCAGCCGGCACGCATCGCGCGATGGCCGAGGCGACCGCGCGGCGGTTGCAGCGGGACTTTTCGCAGCCCTGA
- the lipB gene encoding lipoyl(octanoyl) transferase LipB, giving the protein MVDWKHLPGLSPYLPTLAEMESHVAAMSEGRAPESVWLLEHPPLYTAGTSANPADLVQPDLFPVFDVGRGGQYTYHGPGQRVIYTMLDVGARGRDVRCFVRALENWVIATLAEFNVTGEVRPGRVGVWVTCPDRAPNPDGTPNEAKIAAIGVKLRRWISFHGISINVEPDLGHFAGIVPCGIRDHGVTSLVDLGLPVTMADLDAALIATFPRFFPPQGGLHPNGLHPATCAA; this is encoded by the coding sequence ATGGTCGATTGGAAGCATCTTCCGGGCCTCAGCCCCTACCTGCCCACGCTGGCAGAGATGGAATCCCATGTCGCCGCTATGTCCGAAGGCCGCGCGCCAGAATCGGTCTGGCTGCTGGAACACCCGCCGCTCTACACCGCCGGCACCTCCGCCAATCCCGCCGATCTTGTGCAGCCCGACCTTTTCCCCGTCTTCGATGTCGGGCGCGGCGGGCAATACACCTATCACGGCCCCGGCCAGCGCGTGATCTACACCATGCTCGACGTCGGTGCCCGTGGCCGCGATGTGCGCTGCTTCGTCCGCGCACTGGAAAACTGGGTCATCGCCACCCTTGCCGAATTCAACGTCACGGGTGAGGTGCGCCCCGGCCGTGTGGGCGTCTGGGTCACCTGCCCCGACCGCGCGCCCAACCCCGACGGCACCCCGAACGAGGCCAAGATCGCCGCCATCGGCGTCAAATTGCGCCGCTGGATCAGCTTTCACGGCATCTCGATCAATGTCGAACCCGATCTGGGGCATTTCGCGGGCATCGTCCCCTGCGGCATCCGCGACCATGGCGTCACCAGCCTTGTCGATCTCGGCCTTCCCGTCACCATGGCCGATCTTGACGCCGCGCTGATCGCCACCTTCCCCCGTTTCTTCCCCCCGCAGGGCGGCCTGCATCCCAACGGGCTGCACCCTGCCACCTGCGCCGCCTGA
- a CDS encoding DUF2244 domain-containing protein — MPYQWLPPSEDAQARLHLWPYRSLPRKGFVLFIGGTSAMVLFPMVSVLGSPVLWGILPFVALAIWGMWAALSRSYRDGEIVEDLTLTPDSLSLTRHGPRGRRQDWQANPFWVSVHLHPTGGPVPHYLTLRGSGREVELGAFLSEEERIALRDELQARLARLNSSPGAVT, encoded by the coding sequence ATGCCCTACCAATGGTTGCCCCCTTCCGAAGACGCACAGGCCCGCCTGCACCTCTGGCCCTACCGATCCCTGCCGCGCAAAGGCTTTGTCCTGTTTATCGGCGGCACCTCGGCCATGGTGCTGTTCCCCATGGTCTCCGTGCTCGGCTCGCCTGTCCTCTGGGGCATCCTGCCCTTTGTCGCGCTGGCGATCTGGGGCATGTGGGCCGCACTCTCCCGCTCCTACCGCGACGGCGAGATTGTCGAAGACCTCACCCTTACCCCGGACAGTCTCTCGCTCACCCGCCACGGCCCCCGCGGGCGGCGGCAGGACTGGCAGGCCAACCCGTTCTGGGTCTCGGTCCACCTGCACCCGACCGGCGGCCCCGTGCCCCATTACCTCACCCTGCGCGGCAGCGGGCGCGAGGTGGAATTGGGCGCTTTCCTCTCGGAAGAAGAACGCATCGCCCTACGGGATGAGTTGCAGGCCCGCCTCGCCCGGCTGAACAGCAGCCCCGGCGCAGTGACGTAG
- a CDS encoding Hint domain-containing protein codes for MPTYVIDGYAVGSVVVTGGGTPTTGSTFRLDPGWSSSTAALTITVTDDDTGFSGSAATVLDGSQTGVVITAAGATVGSGTIRLGNGFTVTDPVAGSVTIYQVMIGSTVVGYTTTAPLQPGVLYTVGSTVTSTATGVPYTSLAMLDYEQAADNSVVGGAGNDQILAGEGADTVQSGAGNDTVFGGAGNDQIDGGALNDQLDGGLGSDTVLGGTGDDVLMGWDGDDQLQGGDGNDVLTGDGPAAANLITNGTFASGLSGWTVNNPTGGAAPITYTAGTPASPGVGFNNNDEAAIGDSIQQTITTQPGETYDLSLRLYENGSGVGTHTVVVTVLDASGNVVSSQTYVVLNGTIQNPTFAFTATTSTMTIRITNTASTTSLNSDLMVDDVSVVGRNSPAGNDSLDGGSGNDTIYGGVGNDTLQGGAGTDSVFGDAGDDTFIVNNASQTDLIFGGDGNDTISFSTATVAANVVFSGTGTGTQNLVGVPAAAFSGIEGITGTELNDTLNAALHGTGVALSGLGGADSITGGGGADQLYGGLGNDTLTGNAGNDLLDGGSEADQLFGGTGDNTLFGGTGNDRLEATTGNDLLYGGAGVDSLFGGDGADLLDGGDDADSLSGGTGNDSLYGGDGADTLDGGTGNDLLSGGLGNDSLTDTSGNNTLYGDDGDDRLTTGSGADLLYGGAGLDSLYAGTGNDLLSGEDGNDLLDAGGGNDTLIGGAGNDSMLGQAGDDTFVLNGNDGTDNIVGGTTTNTLGDLIDATGMTGPTTVTFTGSQTGSLSASGTAAAFSNILRVNLGSGNDTVFGGSGAESVDGGLGDDSLLGAAGSDTLSGGDGNDTLVGGTGSDTLFGGAGDDRFVIGASDGSDSIVGGTGNDTLDFGGLTAAVTATFTGDGTGVISSSAGTTTFSQMEVLQTGSGNDTITGAGGNDTIVAGAGNDRVFGGAGTDVLFGGDGRDSLEGGDANDTLIGGAGSDTLYGGTGLDVVDYSASDAAVNVNLRTMSGQGGHAEGDVMAGIDGVVGSAFNDTIIGFDGESSDAADFFYNRFEGGAGNDILEGRGGTDALFGGADDDTVLGGDGNDTVDGGDGNDVLTGDAGNDTMSGGSGNDQMSGGADNDSMEGGDGADAMDGGTGNDSMAGGAGNDTILGGSGNDTMSGGSGRDTYVFTPGSGRDVITDLDLTLVDGQFTDRLDVSGLVDASGNPVNWADAVVTPDGAGGALVTFPGGEVIRLVGVDPALLSTKEALVQLGVPCFTTGTLILTDRGEVPVEAIRAGDRVMTLDHGLQPVIWAGGRHLDRAALEAEPLMRPVLIRDGAMGNRGDVLVSPNHAVLAEVDGVEMLVRAKHLAEMGDARFRIAKGKKEVGYHHLLLERHGIVYAQGMATETLYPGPMAVAALGPVVAAELAAAFPLLAPVLAGVAEAAELYGPTARPVAKRRQLLTGPNPMRRAAA; via the coding sequence ATGCCAACATATGTGATCGACGGCTATGCCGTCGGCAGTGTCGTTGTTACCGGGGGCGGGACGCCCACGACCGGATCCACCTTTCGGCTGGATCCGGGCTGGTCTTCATCGACTGCCGCGCTGACCATCACGGTCACGGATGACGACACGGGATTTTCGGGATCGGCGGCGACGGTTCTGGACGGCAGCCAGACCGGGGTGGTGATCACGGCGGCCGGTGCCACGGTGGGATCGGGGACGATCCGGCTGGGCAATGGATTTACCGTCACCGATCCGGTGGCGGGGTCCGTCACGATCTATCAGGTGATGATCGGGTCGACGGTGGTGGGATACACCACGACCGCGCCCTTGCAGCCCGGCGTGCTGTATACCGTGGGGAGCACGGTCACCAGCACGGCGACGGGGGTTCCCTATACCTCGCTTGCGATGCTGGATTACGAGCAGGCGGCGGATAATTCCGTGGTCGGAGGGGCCGGCAATGACCAGATCCTGGCCGGAGAGGGTGCCGATACGGTGCAGTCAGGCGCCGGGAATGACACCGTCTTCGGTGGCGCCGGCAATGACCAGATTGATGGCGGCGCGCTGAACGACCAGTTGGATGGCGGGCTGGGCAGCGACACGGTTCTGGGCGGGACCGGCGACGATGTCCTGATGGGCTGGGATGGCGATGACCAGTTGCAGGGCGGCGACGGGAACGACGTCCTGACCGGTGACGGGCCCGCGGCGGCGAATTTGATCACCAACGGGACTTTCGCCAGCGGTCTGAGCGGCTGGACGGTGAACAACCCGACGGGCGGTGCCGCGCCCATCACCTATACCGCCGGAACCCCGGCAAGCCCGGGGGTCGGGTTCAACAACAACGACGAAGCCGCGATCGGCGATTCGATCCAGCAGACGATCACAACGCAGCCGGGCGAGACCTATGACCTGTCGCTGCGGCTTTATGAGAACGGCAGCGGGGTCGGCACGCATACCGTTGTGGTCACAGTGCTGGACGCGTCTGGCAACGTGGTGTCGAGCCAGACCTATGTCGTTCTGAACGGGACGATTCAGAACCCGACCTTTGCCTTTACGGCAACAACGTCGACGATGACGATCCGCATCACCAACACGGCATCGACCACGTCGTTGAATTCGGATCTGATGGTGGATGACGTGTCGGTGGTCGGGCGCAACAGCCCCGCCGGCAATGACAGCCTGGATGGCGGGTCGGGCAACGACACGATCTATGGCGGGGTCGGCAATGACACGCTGCAGGGCGGGGCCGGGACCGACAGTGTGTTCGGGGATGCGGGCGACGATACCTTTATCGTCAACAACGCATCGCAGACCGACCTGATCTTTGGCGGCGATGGCAATGACACCATCAGCTTTTCCACCGCCACGGTTGCGGCCAACGTGGTGTTCAGCGGGACGGGGACAGGGACGCAGAACCTTGTCGGGGTGCCGGCGGCTGCCTTTTCCGGGATCGAGGGGATCACCGGGACGGAATTGAACGACACGCTGAACGCCGCGCTGCATGGCACGGGCGTGGCGCTGTCGGGCCTTGGTGGGGCGGATAGCATCACCGGCGGCGGCGGGGCGGATCAGCTGTACGGAGGCCTGGGCAACGACACGCTAACTGGGAACGCCGGCAATGACTTGCTGGATGGCGGTTCGGAAGCGGACCAGCTGTTCGGTGGGACGGGCGACAACACGCTGTTTGGTGGCACCGGAAATGACCGGCTGGAGGCCACAACCGGCAATGACCTGCTTTATGGCGGGGCGGGTGTTGATTCCCTTTTTGGCGGCGATGGCGCGGACCTGCTGGACGGGGGCGACGACGCCGACAGCCTGTCGGGCGGCACGGGCAATGACAGCTTGTATGGTGGCGACGGTGCCGACACGCTGGATGGCGGGACGGGCAATGACCTGCTGTCCGGCGGGCTGGGCAATGACAGCCTGACCGACACGTCGGGCAACAACACGCTTTATGGCGATGATGGCGATGATCGGCTGACGACCGGATCGGGGGCCGATCTGCTTTATGGCGGGGCGGGGCTGGATTCGCTTTATGCCGGGACGGGCAATGACCTGCTGTCGGGCGAAGATGGCAATGACCTGCTGGATGCGGGCGGCGGCAACGACACGCTGATCGGCGGGGCGGGCAATGATTCCATGCTGGGTCAGGCGGGGGACGATACCTTTGTCCTGAACGGCAATGACGGCACGGATAACATTGTCGGCGGAACCACGACCAACACGCTGGGCGATCTGATCGACGCGACGGGGATGACCGGCCCGACGACGGTGACGTTCACAGGCAGCCAGACGGGATCGCTTTCGGCCTCTGGCACAGCGGCGGCGTTCAGCAATATCCTGCGGGTCAATCTTGGGTCTGGCAATGACACGGTCTTTGGCGGATCGGGGGCGGAGTCCGTTGACGGCGGTTTGGGCGATGACAGCCTGCTGGGCGCTGCTGGCAGCGATACGCTGTCCGGGGGTGATGGCAACGACACGCTGGTCGGCGGGACCGGCAGCGACACGCTGTTCGGCGGGGCCGGGGATGACCGTTTCGTCATCGGGGCCAGCGACGGATCGGACAGCATCGTCGGCGGGACCGGGAATGACACGCTCGATTTCGGTGGCCTGACGGCGGCCGTGACGGCCACCTTTACCGGGGACGGCACGGGTGTCATTTCCAGCAGCGCGGGAACGACGACGTTTTCGCAGATGGAGGTGCTGCAAACCGGATCGGGCAATGACACGATCACCGGCGCGGGCGGGAATGATACGATCGTTGCCGGGGCGGGCAATGACCGCGTGTTTGGCGGCGCGGGCACGGATGTGCTGTTCGGCGGTGACGGGCGGGATTCGCTGGAAGGCGGGGATGCCAATGACACGCTGATCGGCGGCGCGGGCAGCGACACGCTCTATGGCGGCACCGGGCTGGACGTGGTGGACTATTCCGCCAGCGACGCGGCGGTGAACGTCAACCTGCGGACCATGAGCGGGCAGGGTGGCCATGCCGAAGGCGATGTCATGGCTGGCATCGACGGTGTGGTCGGGTCTGCGTTCAATGACACGATCATCGGCTTTGACGGCGAAAGCAGCGACGCTGCGGACTTTTTCTACAACAGGTTCGAAGGCGGCGCGGGCAATGACATCCTGGAAGGCCGCGGCGGCACCGATGCGCTGTTCGGTGGTGCCGATGATGACACGGTGCTGGGCGGCGACGGCAATGACACCGTAGATGGCGGCGACGGCAACGATGTTCTGACCGGTGATGCCGGGAATGACACGATGTCGGGCGGGTCGGGCAATGACCAGATGTCGGGGGGGGCCGACAACGATTCCATGGAAGGCGGCGACGGGGCCGACGCCATGGATGGCGGAACCGGCAATGACAGCATGGCCGGGGGCGCGGGGAACGACACGATCCTTGGCGGGTCCGGCAATGACACGATGTCGGGCGGGAGCGGGCGCGATACCTATGTGTTCACGCCGGGCAGCGGGCGCGATGTCATTACCGATCTGGACCTGACGCTGGTCGATGGGCAGTTCACCGACCGGTTGGATGTATCGGGGCTGGTTGATGCGTCGGGCAATCCGGTCAACTGGGCGGATGCGGTTGTCACCCCGGATGGGGCTGGGGGGGCGCTGGTCACCTTTCCGGGGGGCGAGGTCATCCGGCTGGTCGGGGTTGACCCGGCGCTGCTGTCCACCAAGGAGGCGCTGGTCCAGCTTGGGGTGCCGTGTTTCACGACGGGCACGCTGATCCTGACGGATCGCGGTGAGGTTCCGGTCGAGGCGATCCGGGCCGGGGATCGGGTGATGACGCTGGATCACGGGTTGCAGCCGGTGATCTGGGCGGGCGGGCGGCATCTGGACCGCGCCGCGCTGGAGGCGGAGCCGCTGATGCGACCGGTGCTGATCCGGGATGGGGCAATGGGCAACCGGGGCGATGTGCTGGTATCGCCCAACCATGCGGTGCTGGCCGAAGTGGACGGGGTAGAGATGCTGGTGCGGGCCAAGCATCTGGCCGAGATGGGGGATGCGCGGTTCCGGATTGCAAAGGGCAAGAAGGAAGTGGGCTATCACCATCTGCTGCTGGAGCGGCACGGGATCGTCTATGCGCAAGGCATGGCGACCGAGACGCTGTATCCCGGCCCCATGGCGGTGGCGGCGCTGGGGCCTGTGGTCGCGGCAGAGCTTGCAGCGGCGTTTCCGCTGCTGGCGCCCGTGCTGGCCGGGGTGGCCGAGGCGGCAGAGTTGTACGGGCCCACGGCGCGGCCCGTGGCCAAGCGGCGGCAGTTGTTGACCGGGCCGAACCCGATGCGGCGCGCGGCGGCCTGA
- a CDS encoding LytTR family transcriptional regulator DNA-binding domain-containing protein produces MALTFPSDIDLAWAQLRPILRNPRFWISLVALGLVIGITGPFGTMTALPVLPRLAYWVFMVVVTGAMGLILCRSLSTMLARSGLPRLWVALLAGMVAGGPISLLVHGLNALLLRPGDVALGPEALTASLFAISAFISVAVSQIFFAEPPAAPVLRPYTPAPRLLNRLPKDIRAPLVALTATDHYTEVTTTAGSALVLIRLSDAIAEAAPTPGLRIHRSHWIALDQITAARRDGPRANITLTTGTDLPVSRSHLAALEQTGLLPPR; encoded by the coding sequence ATGGCACTGACCTTTCCCTCCGATATCGATCTTGCCTGGGCGCAACTGCGCCCCATCCTGCGCAATCCGCGCTTCTGGATCAGCCTTGTCGCGCTTGGCCTGGTCATCGGCATCACCGGCCCCTTCGGAACCATGACCGCGTTGCCCGTCCTGCCGCGCCTTGCCTATTGGGTGTTCATGGTGGTGGTGACGGGGGCCATGGGCCTGATCCTGTGCCGCTCCCTGTCAACCATGCTCGCGCGGAGCGGCCTGCCGCGCCTGTGGGTCGCCCTGCTGGCGGGTATGGTCGCGGGCGGGCCGATCTCCCTGCTCGTCCATGGCCTGAACGCGCTGCTTCTGCGCCCCGGCGACGTGGCACTCGGGCCAGAGGCGCTGACCGCATCCCTCTTTGCCATCAGCGCCTTCATCTCTGTCGCCGTCTCGCAAATCTTCTTCGCCGAACCTCCCGCCGCGCCGGTCCTGCGCCCCTACACGCCCGCGCCGCGGCTGCTCAACCGCCTGCCCAAGGACATCCGCGCCCCCCTCGTCGCCCTGACCGCCACCGATCACTACACCGAAGTGACGACCACCGCAGGCAGTGCCCTCGTGCTGATCCGCCTGTCCGACGCCATAGCCGAGGCCGCCCCCACCCCCGGCCTGCGCATCCACCGCTCCCACTGGATCGCGCTTGACCAGATCACCGCCGCCCGCCGCGACGGGCCCCGCGCCAACATCACGCTCACCACCGGCACCGACCTGCCGGTCAGCCGCAGCCACCTTGCCGCGCTGGAACAGACCGGCCTCCTGCCGCCGCGCTGA
- the ctaD gene encoding cytochrome c oxidase subunit I, which yields MADAAIHGHDHDERGFFTRWFMSTNHKDIGILYLFTGGLVGLISVIFTVYMRMELMNPGVQYMCQEGLRFVADAAATCTPNGHIWNVTITAHGILMMFFVVIPALFGGFGNYFMPLQIGAPDMAFPRMNNLSYWLYVAGTSLAVASLFAPGGGGELGSGAGVGWVLYPPLSTTAEGGYAMDLAIFAVHLSGASSILGAINMITTFLNMRAPGMTMHKVPLFAWSIFVTSWLILLALPVLAGAITMLLTDRNFGTTFFTPSGGGDPVLYQHILWFFGHPEVYIIILPAFGIISQVIATFSRKPIFGYLPMVYAMVAIGVLGFVVWAHHMYTVGMSLTQQSYFMLATMVIAVPTGIKIFSWIATMWGGSIEMKTPMLWAFGFLFLFTVGGVTGIVLSQAGVDRAYHDTYYVVAHFHYVMSLGAVFGIFAGIYYWMGKMSGRQYPEWAGKLHFWAMFIGSNLTFFPQHFLGRQGMPRRYIDYPEAFAYWNWWSSIGAMIAFASFVFFIGIVFYTLFFGKRVTENNYWNEYADTLEWTLSSPPPEHTFEQLPKQSDWDKGHAH from the coding sequence ATGGCCGACGCAGCCATTCATGGCCATGATCATGACGAGCGGGGGTTCTTCACCCGCTGGTTCATGTCCACAAACCACAAGGACATCGGGATCCTCTACCTCTTCACCGGCGGTCTCGTCGGTCTGATCTCGGTCATCTTCACCGTCTACATGCGGATGGAGCTGATGAACCCCGGGGTTCAGTACATGTGTCAGGAAGGCCTGCGCTTCGTTGCCGATGCGGCAGCGACCTGCACGCCCAACGGCCACATCTGGAACGTCACCATCACTGCGCACGGCATCCTGATGATGTTCTTCGTGGTGATCCCCGCGCTGTTCGGCGGCTTCGGCAACTACTTCATGCCGCTGCAGATCGGCGCGCCGGACATGGCTTTCCCGCGGATGAACAACCTGTCCTACTGGCTCTACGTCGCAGGCACCTCGCTCGCCGTGGCCTCGCTCTTCGCCCCCGGTGGCGGTGGCGAACTGGGTTCGGGCGCAGGCGTGGGCTGGGTGCTCTACCCGCCGCTGTCGACCACCGCCGAAGGCGGCTATGCCATGGACCTCGCGATCTTCGCTGTGCACCTCTCGGGCGCCTCCTCGATCCTCGGCGCGATCAACATGATCACCACCTTCCTGAACATGCGCGCCCCGGGCATGACCATGCACAAGGTCCCGCTGTTCGCCTGGTCGATCTTCGTGACGTCCTGGCTCATCCTGCTGGCCCTGCCGGTTCTGGCCGGTGCCATCACCATGCTGCTGACCGACCGTAACTTCGGCACCACCTTCTTCACGCCCTCGGGCGGCGGTGACCCGGTCCTGTACCAGCACATCCTGTGGTTCTTCGGCCACCCCGAGGTCTACATCATCATCCTGCCCGCCTTCGGGATCATCTCGCAGGTCATCGCAACCTTCTCGCGCAAGCCGATCTTTGGCTACCTGCCGATGGTTTATGCGATGGTGGCAATCGGGGTTCTGGGCTTCGTCGTCTGGGCGCACCACATGTACACCGTCGGCATGTCGCTGACCCAGCAGTCCTACTTCATGCTGGCGACCATGGTGATCGCGGTGCCCACCGGCATCAAGATCTTCTCTTGGATCGCCACCATGTGGGGCGGCTCCATCGAAATGAAGACCCCGATGCTCTGGGCCTTCGGCTTCCTGTTCCTCTTCACCGTCGGTGGCGTGACCGGGATCGTTCTGTCGCAGGCCGGCGTCGACCGCGCCTATCACGACACCTACTATGTCGTGGCGCACTTCCACTATGTGATGTCGCTCGGCGCGGTATTCGGCATCTTCGCAGGCATCTACTACTGGATGGGCAAGATGTCGGGCCGCCAGTACCCCGAATGGGCAGGCAAGCTGCACTTCTGGGCGATGTTCATCGGCTCCAACCTGACCTTCTTCCCCCAGCACTTCCTGGGCCGTCAGGGCATGCCCCGCCGCTACATCGACTACCCCGAGGCGTTTGCCTACTGGAACTGGTGGTCGTCCATCGGCGCGATGATCGCCTTTGCCTCCTTCGTGTTCTTCATCGGCATCGTGTTCTACACCCTGTTCTTCGGCAAGCGCGTCACCGAGAACAACTACTGGAACGAATACGCCGACACGCTGGAATGGACCCTGTCCTCGCCGCCGCCGGAGCACACTTTCGAACAGCTCCCCAAGCAGTCGGATTGGGATAAGGGCCACGCCCACTAA
- a CDS encoding LytTR family DNA-binding domain-containing protein, with protein MALIPAPLIDTALDELSPILRSKGFWAGLLGLAVVLGVAGPYGTAETVPLLHRMIYWCVIVVTTGTLGFVLGFVGCDIFHALGLPKWLAALVSGALTGLPVSAIVFTVNGVLLQPGDLAINDMPLVLSIVAISAVMSLATYIAFFAAPSKPATLPPYNAPPRLLDRLPAEICAPLVALTATNHYTEVTTTAGTTRLLLRLSDAIAESAPTPGLRIHRSHWVATDQITAARRDGPRAIVTLADGRDYPVSRSHLKALEQTGLLPPR; from the coding sequence ATGGCCCTGATCCCAGCCCCCCTGATCGACACGGCGCTGGACGAGTTGTCCCCCATCCTGCGCAGCAAGGGCTTTTGGGCGGGCCTCCTTGGCCTTGCCGTGGTGCTGGGCGTGGCAGGCCCCTACGGCACCGCCGAAACCGTGCCACTTCTGCACCGCATGATCTACTGGTGCGTGATCGTCGTCACCACCGGCACCTTGGGCTTTGTGCTGGGCTTTGTCGGCTGCGACATCTTCCATGCGCTCGGCCTGCCGAAATGGCTCGCCGCCCTTGTCTCCGGCGCGCTTACAGGCCTGCCCGTCAGCGCCATCGTCTTCACCGTGAACGGCGTGCTGCTCCAACCCGGGGATCTGGCGATCAACGACATGCCGCTGGTGCTGTCGATCGTGGCCATTTCCGCCGTGATGTCGCTGGCCACCTACATCGCCTTTTTCGCCGCCCCCTCCAAACCTGCCACCCTGCCACCCTACAACGCGCCGCCGCGCCTTCTGGACCGGCTCCCCGCCGAAATCTGCGCGCCCCTCGTCGCCCTCACGGCCACCAATCACTACACCGAGGTGACAACAACCGCAGGCACCACCCGCCTGCTCCTGCGCCTGTCGGACGCCATCGCCGAATCCGCGCCCACCCCCGGATTGCGCATCCACCGCTCGCACTGGGTGGCAACCGATCAGATAACCGCCGCGCGTCGCGATGGCCCGCGCGCGATCGTCACCCTTGCCGATGGCCGGGATTACCCGGTCAGCCGCAGCCACCTCAAGGCGCTGGAACAGACCGGCCTCCTGCCGCCACGTTGA